A portion of the Leptospira kanakyensis genome contains these proteins:
- a CDS encoding gamma carbonic anhydrase family protein — translation MIRSFQGHTPSLHPTAWVAPSADVLGKVTIGEESSIWFQCVLRGDVNTITIGKHVNIQDMTLVHVARDLYPVTIGDYVSIGHHATIHGCVLKDHSFVGMGAMLMDDVEIGEWSFVGAGSLVPPGKKIPPGVLIMGSPAKIIRDITDKDREIITRTANNYAKYKENYRAEGIGGTSLS, via the coding sequence ATGATCCGTTCTTTCCAAGGCCACACACCTTCCCTCCACCCTACGGCCTGGGTGGCACCCTCAGCTGATGTACTTGGAAAAGTCACGATTGGCGAAGAGTCCTCCATTTGGTTCCAATGCGTGCTTCGTGGTGACGTAAATACCATCACTATTGGCAAACATGTGAACATCCAAGACATGACTCTCGTACATGTGGCAAGAGATTTGTATCCTGTCACGATTGGGGATTATGTATCCATTGGCCACCATGCAACCATCCACGGTTGTGTTTTGAAAGACCATAGTTTTGTGGGGATGGGGGCTATGCTTATGGATGATGTGGAAATTGGGGAATGGTCTTTTGTGGGTGCAGGCTCCCTCGTTCCCCCTGGAAAAAAAATTCCCCCGGGAGTTCTCATTATGGGTAGCCCGGCCAAAATCATCCGAGACATCACAGACAAAGATAGGGAGATCATCACCCGCACGGCAAACAACTATGCGAAGTATAAAGAAAACTATCGGGCGGAAGGAATTGGGGGCACATCCCTTTCCTAA
- the odhB gene encoding 2-oxoglutarate dehydrogenase complex dihydrolipoyllysine-residue succinyltransferase, with product MPIDIKVPEMGESVTEATISAWTKKEGDAVKVDEVLAILETDKVSLEIPAPTSGVLKSITKKVGDVVHVRDIMGTIEEGAVASAPASSSAPAPKAETPSAQPNTGKVNEELPPAARKLIEENKLDASKITGTGRNGQITKEDVILFMEKGGASASAPKAASPEIPKAVVVSANAGPRETVVPMTKLRQTIANRLVSAQHTAAILTTFNEVDMSPIMELRNKYKDKFKETHGVGLGFMSLFTKAVVAALKAYPAINAEIRGTDIVYKNFYDIGVAVGGPKGLVVPIVRNADLLSFAGVEQEIARLAGKVKDGKISLEDMEGGTFSISNGGVYGSMMSTPILNPPQSGILGMHNIVKRAVVVNDQIVIRPMMYLALSYDHRIVDGKEAVQFLVKIKEMVEDPTRLLFEV from the coding sequence ATGCCAATAGATATCAAAGTCCCCGAGATGGGGGAATCCGTAACCGAAGCAACCATCAGTGCTTGGACCAAAAAAGAAGGCGATGCCGTAAAAGTAGACGAAGTGCTCGCTATTTTAGAAACAGACAAAGTCTCATTAGAGATTCCTGCTCCCACTTCCGGGGTTTTGAAATCCATCACCAAAAAGGTGGGAGATGTGGTTCATGTGCGTGATATCATGGGCACCATTGAAGAAGGTGCTGTGGCTTCGGCTCCTGCTAGTTCCAGCGCTCCCGCTCCGAAAGCAGAAACACCAAGTGCCCAACCTAACACAGGAAAAGTGAACGAAGAACTTCCTCCTGCGGCCCGCAAACTCATCGAAGAAAATAAGTTAGACGCCTCCAAAATTACAGGGACTGGCCGCAACGGACAAATCACAAAAGAAGATGTCATCCTCTTTATGGAAAAAGGTGGCGCTAGTGCCTCTGCACCTAAGGCTGCAAGTCCTGAGATTCCAAAAGCGGTTGTCGTTTCTGCAAATGCAGGTCCTAGAGAAACTGTGGTTCCGATGACGAAACTTCGCCAAACAATTGCGAATAGACTCGTGAGTGCGCAACACACGGCAGCCATCCTCACTACGTTCAACGAAGTGGATATGTCTCCGATTATGGAACTTCGCAATAAATACAAAGACAAGTTCAAAGAAACTCACGGTGTGGGTCTTGGATTCATGTCTCTTTTTACCAAAGCAGTAGTTGCTGCTCTCAAAGCTTATCCAGCCATCAATGCAGAAATCCGCGGAACAGACATCGTCTACAAAAACTTCTATGATATCGGAGTGGCTGTGGGTGGACCGAAAGGACTTGTGGTTCCCATTGTTCGTAACGCCGACTTACTCAGTTTTGCAGGTGTGGAACAAGAGATCGCAAGACTTGCTGGCAAAGTGAAAGACGGCAAAATCTCTCTCGAAGATATGGAAGGGGGAACTTTCTCCATCTCCAACGGTGGTGTTTATGGATCGATGATGTCGACTCCCATCCTCAATCCTCCACAATCAGGAATTCTCGGAATGCACAATATCGTCAAACGCGCGGTAGTTGTGAATGATCAAATTGTCATTCGTCCTATGATGTATCTCGCTCTTTCTTACGACCACAGAATCGTGGATGGAAAAGAAGCGGTTCAGTTCCTTGTGAAAATCAAAGAAATGGTAGAGGATCCAACTAGACTCCTCTTTGAGGTATAA
- the lpdA gene encoding dihydrolipoyl dehydrogenase: protein MEQYDIIVIGAGPGGYVAAVRAAQLGKKVAIIEKRKTLGGTCLNVGCIPSKALLDSSEEYHKTKHKLADHGISVKDVKIDIAKMMARKDKVVSEVTSGVDYLMKKNKITRYLGHATFVSKTEVSITAEDGKKESISGTNIIIATGSTPIEIPPLPVDGKNIVTSDHAIGLDSVPEHLIIVGAGVIGLELGSVWLRLGAKVTVVELMPRLFGTADQAIASLAERLLTQQGINFLFETKVHGAKVKGKKVEVEIEGKDGKKTILEGDKVLVSIGRRPNTDGLGAKEIGVEMTDRGRVKVEQNQFKTNIPNIYAIGDVVDGPMLAHKAEDEGIAVAELICGKYGHVNYKAIPWIVYTWPEVAWVGLGEEELKAKGIEYKVGKYMFKPNARAKAMNETDGQVKVIADKKTDKLLGVYIVGPRASDMIAEAAIAFEFGASAEDIARSTHAHPTLSEVLREAAMDADAKWSIHS from the coding sequence ATGGAACAATATGATATCATTGTCATTGGTGCAGGTCCTGGTGGGTATGTGGCTGCGGTTCGCGCGGCCCAACTCGGCAAAAAAGTAGCCATCATTGAAAAAAGAAAAACTCTCGGGGGGACATGTCTCAACGTAGGTTGTATCCCTTCCAAAGCCCTTCTCGACTCTTCTGAAGAATATCACAAAACCAAACACAAATTAGCGGATCACGGAATCTCCGTGAAAGATGTCAAAATCGACATCGCTAAGATGATGGCTCGTAAAGACAAAGTAGTAAGTGAAGTGACATCTGGTGTTGATTACCTGATGAAAAAAAACAAAATCACTCGTTACTTGGGTCACGCAACTTTTGTTTCTAAAACAGAAGTTTCTATCACGGCAGAAGATGGAAAAAAAGAATCCATCTCTGGAACAAATATCATCATTGCTACCGGATCGACTCCGATTGAAATCCCTCCCCTTCCTGTGGATGGAAAAAATATTGTTACCTCTGACCACGCCATTGGTTTGGATTCCGTTCCCGAACACCTCATCATTGTGGGTGCCGGAGTGATTGGTCTCGAACTCGGATCGGTATGGTTACGACTTGGTGCGAAAGTCACTGTGGTGGAACTCATGCCACGACTTTTCGGAACTGCTGACCAAGCCATTGCCAGTCTAGCAGAACGATTGTTAACCCAACAGGGGATCAACTTTCTCTTTGAAACCAAAGTGCACGGTGCTAAGGTCAAAGGCAAAAAAGTAGAAGTGGAAATCGAAGGCAAAGACGGCAAAAAAACCATTCTCGAAGGAGACAAGGTTCTTGTTTCCATTGGTCGCCGTCCGAACACAGATGGACTCGGTGCCAAAGAAATTGGTGTCGAGATGACAGACCGTGGTCGTGTCAAAGTTGAACAGAATCAATTCAAAACCAACATTCCTAATATTTATGCCATTGGAGATGTGGTGGATGGCCCCATGCTTGCTCACAAAGCAGAAGACGAAGGGATTGCCGTTGCCGAACTCATTTGTGGAAAGTATGGCCATGTAAATTACAAAGCCATTCCTTGGATCGTTTACACTTGGCCAGAAGTGGCTTGGGTAGGGCTTGGTGAAGAAGAACTCAAAGCCAAAGGCATCGAATACAAAGTGGGTAAGTACATGTTCAAACCCAATGCTCGTGCCAAAGCCATGAACGAAACCGATGGACAAGTGAAAGTCATTGCCGACAAAAAAACGGATAAACTCCTCGGGGTTTATATCGTAGGTCCAAGAGCGTCTGATATGATTGCCGAAGCTGCGATTGCTTTTGAATTTGGTGCCAGTGCGGAAGACATTGCTCGTTCTACACATGCCCACCCCACTCTTTCTGAAGTACTTCGGGAAGCGGCGATGGATGCTGATGCGAAATGGTCCATCCATTCGTAA
- a CDS encoding 2-oxoglutarate dehydrogenase E1 component — protein MTTDQMMSLYGDNVVLLEEYYKQFKEDPQSLSKDWIDFFGELERTSLSSNGTSNGNGFNGNGYVNYASTEHRKGSSLSDFGIINLLNAYRRQGHLAANLDPLGINKPNREFIDLKIGALKQSDLETEVDSGIANLGKAKLKDVIDWFEKTYCGSIGCEHYYLVNDEEREWLQNRMEPLANNEPISKKTALRLFEKLYQADSFENFLAKKFVGKKRFSLEGGETMIPMLDTLVEEAGGHKMDALVIGMAHRGRLNVLVNIIRKPAGLIFAEFEEKLNPGQLGYADVKYHLGYSNNVMTHYGKEVKLSLAFNPSHLEAVDPVIFGSVRARQEMAKDVDRSKFMPVAIHGDAAFAGQGVVAETLNMMNLDGYTVGGTFHIVINNQIGFTTLPSESRSTLYATDLAKGFQVPIFHVNGDDPEATYRVTKLALEYRQKFKKDVIIDLICYRRLGHNETDEPTFTQPQMYDIIKKHPKTIKLYEEKLLQRGDITQDEIQFIKDGIAQGLEDSFQQAKEKDTRITVDTLGGVWSRYTKEPLDSDVHTQLLQQQLGGIVKAVTTLPEGYTANPKHIKVLEDRKKMGAGELPIDWGFAESLSFGSILENGFPIRLGGQDAQRGTFSHRHATLSDIANGKKLTLLNHISDKQAKIEIVNSSLSEYSCLGFEYGYSLADPNSLVMWEAQFGDFANNAQVIFDQFISSSEIKWQRMSGLVCLLPHGYEGQGPEHSSARLERFLQLCALDNIQVANLTTPAQYFHILRRQILQSFRKPLIIMTPKSLLRLKDAASSLEDITTGAFRKILPDPVAKPEKVEKLLFCSGKVYYDIRKAIDAQKLENVAVVRIEQLYPFPENHIKQMITSYGKLKKFVWVQEEPKNQGAWFFVRDRIEAVMPENKRLHYAGRSEFPSPACGHVVTHLKEQEDLVKDALS, from the coding sequence ATGACAACCGACCAGATGATGAGTTTATACGGCGATAACGTCGTATTATTGGAAGAGTATTACAAACAATTCAAAGAAGATCCGCAAAGTCTCTCAAAAGACTGGATCGACTTTTTTGGGGAACTTGAAAGGACTTCCCTGTCTAGTAATGGAACAAGTAACGGGAACGGATTTAACGGAAATGGATATGTCAACTATGCATCCACCGAACACCGAAAAGGTTCTTCACTCAGCGACTTCGGGATCATCAACCTTCTCAATGCTTACAGAAGACAAGGTCACTTAGCGGCAAACCTCGACCCACTCGGAATCAACAAACCAAACCGCGAATTCATCGATCTCAAAATTGGCGCACTCAAACAAAGTGACTTAGAAACAGAAGTGGATTCTGGAATTGCCAATCTTGGGAAAGCAAAACTAAAAGACGTCATCGATTGGTTTGAAAAAACCTACTGCGGATCCATCGGTTGTGAACACTACTACCTTGTGAACGATGAGGAACGTGAGTGGTTACAAAATCGTATGGAACCTCTTGCCAACAACGAACCTATTAGCAAAAAAACTGCCTTACGTTTGTTTGAAAAACTTTACCAAGCTGATAGTTTTGAAAACTTCCTCGCCAAAAAATTCGTAGGGAAAAAGCGATTTTCCCTCGAAGGTGGGGAAACCATGATCCCTATGCTTGATACCCTTGTGGAAGAAGCAGGTGGTCATAAAATGGATGCCCTTGTGATTGGTATGGCACATAGGGGACGTTTGAATGTTCTTGTGAATATCATTCGTAAACCAGCGGGCCTTATCTTTGCTGAGTTCGAAGAAAAACTAAACCCAGGGCAACTTGGTTATGCAGATGTTAAATACCATCTTGGGTATTCGAACAATGTCATGACCCATTACGGAAAAGAAGTCAAACTCTCTCTTGCCTTCAACCCTTCTCACTTAGAAGCCGTAGACCCTGTGATCTTTGGATCGGTTCGTGCCCGCCAAGAAATGGCAAAAGACGTAGACCGTTCTAAGTTTATGCCTGTGGCCATCCACGGGGATGCTGCCTTTGCCGGACAAGGTGTGGTGGCAGAAACTCTCAACATGATGAACCTAGATGGTTATACGGTGGGGGGAACTTTCCATATTGTGATCAATAACCAAATTGGATTTACCACTCTTCCTAGCGAATCCAGATCTACCTTGTATGCAACAGACCTTGCCAAAGGTTTCCAAGTCCCTATTTTCCATGTGAACGGAGATGATCCGGAAGCCACTTACCGAGTCACAAAACTTGCGTTAGAATACCGTCAAAAATTCAAAAAAGATGTGATCATCGATCTTATCTGTTACAGAAGGCTTGGACATAACGAAACAGATGAACCAACCTTCACACAACCACAGATGTATGATATCATCAAAAAACATCCCAAAACCATCAAACTTTATGAAGAGAAATTATTGCAACGTGGGGACATCACTCAAGATGAAATCCAGTTCATTAAAGATGGGATTGCCCAAGGCCTCGAAGATTCTTTCCAACAAGCCAAAGAAAAAGACACTCGGATCACAGTCGATACACTGGGTGGGGTTTGGTCTAGATACACAAAAGAACCTTTGGATTCCGATGTCCATACCCAACTCCTCCAACAACAATTAGGTGGAATTGTCAAAGCAGTCACCACACTTCCTGAAGGTTATACAGCCAATCCAAAACACATTAAAGTTTTGGAAGACCGTAAAAAGATGGGAGCTGGGGAATTACCAATTGATTGGGGTTTTGCAGAATCACTCTCCTTTGGATCCATTTTGGAAAACGGATTTCCGATTCGCCTCGGGGGACAAGATGCACAAAGGGGAACTTTTTCTCATAGACATGCGACTCTTTCCGATATTGCCAATGGGAAAAAACTCACCCTTCTCAATCATATCAGCGACAAACAAGCCAAGATAGAAATTGTAAACTCCTCTCTTTCTGAATATTCCTGCCTCGGATTTGAGTATGGTTATTCCCTTGCCGATCCGAATAGCCTTGTGATGTGGGAAGCTCAGTTTGGTGACTTTGCAAACAACGCACAGGTGATTTTTGACCAGTTCATTTCGAGTTCAGAAATCAAATGGCAAAGGATGTCAGGTCTTGTTTGTTTACTCCCACACGGGTATGAAGGCCAAGGTCCAGAACACTCTTCTGCAAGGCTTGAAAGGTTCTTACAACTTTGTGCTCTCGACAATATCCAAGTGGCAAACCTAACAACACCGGCTCAGTATTTTCATATCCTTCGCCGCCAAATCTTACAAAGTTTTAGAAAACCGCTCATCATCATGACACCGAAGTCACTCCTTCGTTTGAAAGATGCGGCTTCTAGTTTGGAAGACATCACAACGGGTGCATTTAGAAAAATCCTTCCTGATCCAGTGGCAAAACCTGAAAAAGTGGAGAAGTTACTTTTCTGTTCGGGAAAAGTATACTACGACATACGTAAGGCGATCGATGCCCAAAAACTGGAAAACGTGGCGGTGGTTCGTATCGAACAACTTTACCCGTTCCCAGAAAACCATATCAAACAAATGATCACCAGTTACGGAAAACTGAAAAAGTTTGTATGGGTACAAGAAGAACCAAAAAACCAAGGTGCTTGGTTCTTTGTTCGAGATCGAATTGAAGCGGTGATGCCGGAAAACAAACGCCTCCATTACGCAGGTCGTTCTGAGTTCCCAAGCCCTGCTTGTGGTCACGTGGTCACTCACTTAAAAGAACAAGAAGATTTAGTAAAGGATGCTTTATCTTAA
- a CDS encoding DegT/DnrJ/EryC1/StrS family aminotransferase: MAVPFIDIKRFEPGFLDTWNEKVKSMSVNAQFIGGNEVTDLEAGLASFAETKYAIGCANGTDALQLALRAVGVGRGDKVLLPDSTFWATFEAVVNVGGDPYTIDTNPVDLQMDFQVFQEAVEKVKPKAALVVHLYGWGTAKIEELRKFCKEKNVALIEDGAQCFGVRYNGKSIYKDALISTTSFYPAKVLGAAGDGGAVFTNDEELSIVTRRLVNHGRTSHYEHGLVGWNSRLDSLQAAFLNLSLKHLQTRIDSRKKSQNVYYKELPGLGIGVIQPPKGYEENGYCNVTLVDPEVRPKIEAVLKDKGIGFGNIYPGAMSDQPGAKPYLIERFGKDGNAARISKSVLNFPLFAYMTDSELDEVFSAIRAYNATK, encoded by the coding sequence ATGGCAGTTCCATTTATAGATATCAAACGATTTGAACCAGGATTTTTGGACACCTGGAATGAAAAAGTAAAGTCCATGTCCGTAAACGCACAGTTTATCGGTGGAAACGAAGTGACCGATTTAGAAGCGGGTCTTGCTTCCTTTGCAGAAACAAAGTATGCCATTGGTTGTGCCAATGGAACTGATGCTTTACAACTCGCTCTTCGTGCGGTCGGAGTTGGTCGTGGTGATAAAGTTTTGTTACCAGATTCTACTTTCTGGGCTACCTTTGAAGCCGTTGTGAATGTGGGTGGTGATCCTTATACCATTGATACCAATCCTGTTGACTTACAAATGGACTTCCAAGTGTTTCAGGAAGCAGTTGAAAAAGTAAAACCAAAGGCTGCTCTTGTGGTTCATTTGTATGGCTGGGGAACGGCAAAAATTGAAGAACTTCGTAAGTTCTGCAAAGAAAAAAACGTGGCTCTCATTGAAGACGGGGCACAATGTTTTGGAGTGAGATACAACGGAAAGTCGATCTACAAAGACGCCCTTATCTCCACGACTTCCTTTTATCCTGCGAAGGTGTTAGGCGCTGCTGGTGATGGTGGTGCTGTATTTACAAACGATGAAGAATTATCGATTGTGACACGCCGCCTTGTGAACCACGGAAGAACTTCTCATTATGAACATGGACTTGTGGGTTGGAACTCAAGACTTGATTCCCTGCAAGCTGCTTTTTTAAATTTATCTTTAAAACATCTGCAAACAAGAATTGATTCTCGTAAAAAATCACAAAACGTATACTACAAAGAACTTCCAGGTCTTGGAATTGGTGTCATCCAACCACCTAAAGGGTATGAGGAAAACGGATACTGTAACGTGACTTTGGTGGATCCAGAAGTTCGTCCGAAAATCGAAGCTGTTCTTAAAGACAAAGGAATTGGATTTGGAAATATCTATCCAGGGGCTATGTCTGACCAACCAGGTGCAAAACCATATTTAATCGAAAGATTTGGAAAGGATGGAAATGCAGCTAGAATCTCTAAATCTGTTCTGAACTTCCCTCTGTTTGCTTATATGACAGATTCAGAGCTTGATGAAGTGTTTAGCGCGATAAGAGCCTATAACGCGACCAAATGA
- a CDS encoding PdxA family dehydrogenase, with product MKTILISEGDPTSINYELVVSAFPHLLALGKHHRIYLVRGPHNQNIPSLPNLTKPSNEPGFYSLTWTDSKKTRSFVLGKPSKTSGQMAYDSLLAAMDLQKELGADLITLPLSKEWVQKAGIKGFRGHTETLAEYYKRPTFMMMSGEKLNVIPLTTHVPLKDVVKELKKFSWKELTKALSRSQFLKNPKIAYLGLNPHAGEGGKIGEEEKTILAGGAQILRKAKFSVEGPLSADSAFLPGARAYDLYLAGYHDQGLIPFKLLEGKKGVNITLGLDFTRVSPDHGTAFDIAGKGIADPTGLISCLERLTENTKTNS from the coding sequence TTGAAAACCATTCTGATTTCGGAAGGCGATCCAACAAGTATCAACTACGAACTTGTGGTTTCAGCCTTCCCTCATTTGTTAGCCTTAGGGAAACACCACCGCATCTATCTGGTGCGCGGGCCCCATAACCAAAACATTCCTTCTCTCCCCAATTTAACAAAACCCAGTAATGAACCTGGATTTTATTCACTCACTTGGACAGATTCTAAAAAAACTCGTTCCTTTGTCCTGGGAAAACCTTCCAAAACATCCGGTCAGATGGCCTATGATTCGCTCCTTGCGGCTATGGATTTACAAAAGGAATTGGGAGCCGATCTCATCACTTTGCCCCTTTCCAAAGAGTGGGTTCAGAAAGCAGGGATCAAAGGATTTCGAGGCCATACAGAAACCTTGGCAGAGTATTACAAACGACCTACGTTTATGATGATGTCCGGGGAAAAATTAAACGTCATTCCCTTAACCACCCATGTCCCTTTGAAGGATGTGGTGAAAGAATTAAAAAAGTTTTCCTGGAAGGAACTAACCAAAGCTCTCTCTCGTTCTCAGTTTTTAAAAAACCCTAAGATTGCCTATTTGGGTCTCAATCCTCATGCAGGAGAAGGGGGAAAGATTGGAGAGGAAGAAAAGACCATCCTTGCAGGCGGTGCCCAAATCTTAAGAAAGGCAAAGTTCTCTGTTGAAGGTCCTCTTTCTGCAGATTCTGCTTTTTTGCCAGGAGCTCGCGCGTACGATTTGTATTTAGCAGGTTATCACGACCAAGGCCTCATTCCATTTAAATTGCTTGAAGGGAAGAAGGGAGTTAATATAACCTTAGGACTGGATTTTACCCGAGTGTCCCCTGACCATGGTACTGCCTTTGACATTGCGGGAAAAGGGATCGCGGATCCAACGGGACTGATTTCCTGTTTAGAACGACTCACGGAGAATACAAAAACAAATTCATGA
- a CDS encoding bactofilin family protein, producing the protein MALVKNQTEVTNSTIGENSYFNGKFFINGSLKIDGKFEGKSLQAEHLYIGVTGKVKTNITAASVIVEGIVAGNVTARNRVMLLPTSKILGDIKTPELIIQNGVILEGRCMISNDLKHSAKDLIELEYSKDSLSVEKIFGKQPNAKE; encoded by the coding sequence ATGGCATTAGTCAAAAATCAGACCGAAGTTACCAATTCAACGATTGGTGAGAATTCTTACTTCAACGGTAAATTCTTCATCAATGGATCCTTAAAAATTGACGGTAAATTCGAGGGAAAATCCCTCCAAGCAGAACACCTCTACATCGGTGTTACCGGAAAGGTCAAAACCAACATCACTGCTGCCAGTGTCATTGTAGAGGGAATTGTCGCAGGAAACGTGACTGCGAGAAACCGCGTGATGCTCCTTCCTACTTCCAAAATTCTTGGAGATATCAAAACTCCAGAGCTTATCATCCAAAATGGGGTGATTCTAGAAGGACGTTGTATGATTTCCAACGACCTCAAACACAGCGCGAAAGACTTAATTGAATTGGAATACTCAAAAGATTCTTTAAGTGTTGAGAAGATTTTTGGGAAACAACCAAACGCAAAAGAATAA
- a CDS encoding LBF_1011 family protein has product MSLQTEYKLQWPEYRIEFHPRPNIPKTATLPELWPDLRAFFSGSQSRFANYLYYLSTDFSGGFSLCSILGENEANIRFSDPRLISPSPFPKDSLAQIWKLCQNREFEEMEREDWELIGFSFLYLGNVREFRNWVLKTKEFFGQTDDNRRFLFLLGWESSEVPFENSVLHMLVEYVKGNQDVVDFKTLTDAVITSSHWQISGVLFHAIETGWFTGNDTFPFWKFLIGFYEEWEDWEKQKFRSVSLGKIPAFPALRYAKRYFPLDTFHSYQVELETNLRGDWTYGDGFGYELTHQMDPFVETVVRFRTDKEKFEEELKNELIKRPYSYFINLQLACISFVKKENQNFLDFYKKAGRLKYLPLALNLYWRVLKSNGEEVLSKSIERTLTATGESTNIPEGWE; this is encoded by the coding sequence ATGAGCTTACAAACAGAATACAAACTGCAATGGCCGGAATATCGGATTGAATTCCATCCAAGGCCTAATATTCCAAAAACGGCCACGCTGCCGGAGCTTTGGCCTGACTTACGTGCCTTCTTTTCAGGCAGTCAGTCTCGTTTTGCAAACTATCTATATTATCTATCGACCGATTTTTCTGGGGGGTTCAGCCTTTGTTCCATTTTGGGCGAAAATGAGGCAAACATTCGGTTTTCAGATCCGAGACTCATCAGTCCGAGTCCTTTTCCGAAAGATTCTTTGGCCCAGATTTGGAAACTCTGCCAAAATCGCGAGTTTGAAGAAATGGAAAGGGAAGATTGGGAGTTAATCGGATTTAGTTTTTTGTATTTGGGAAATGTCCGCGAGTTTCGCAATTGGGTTTTAAAAACCAAAGAATTTTTTGGCCAAACCGATGACAATCGCAGGTTTTTGTTTTTGCTCGGTTGGGAATCCTCTGAGGTTCCATTTGAAAATTCCGTATTGCATATGTTAGTTGAATATGTAAAAGGGAATCAAGACGTTGTAGATTTCAAAACACTTACCGATGCAGTCATAACCAGTTCTCACTGGCAAATTTCAGGAGTTCTCTTTCATGCAATCGAAACCGGATGGTTTACGGGGAATGATACCTTTCCGTTCTGGAAGTTTCTCATTGGATTTTACGAGGAATGGGAAGATTGGGAAAAACAAAAATTCCGTTCGGTTTCTCTTGGAAAAATCCCTGCTTTCCCCGCACTACGATATGCCAAAAGATATTTTCCTTTAGATACATTTCATTCTTACCAAGTAGAATTGGAAACGAACTTACGTGGAGACTGGACTTATGGTGATGGATTTGGTTATGAACTGACTCACCAAATGGATCCTTTTGTGGAAACAGTTGTGAGGTTTCGAACGGATAAAGAAAAGTTTGAAGAAGAACTAAAAAACGAACTGATTAAGAGACCTTATTCTTATTTTATCAATTTACAATTGGCTTGTATTAGTTTTGTGAAAAAAGAAAACCAAAACTTTTTGGATTTTTATAAAAAAGCCGGACGACTCAAATATTTACCTCTAGCTCTTAATTTGTATTGGAGGGTTTTGAAATCAAACGGTGAAGAAGTTCTTTCGAAATCCATTGAACGAACACTTACAGCTACTGGGGAATCTACAAACATTCCAGAGGGTTGGGAATAA